A genomic window from Lotus japonicus ecotype B-129 chromosome 1, LjGifu_v1.2 includes:
- the LOC130711239 gene encoding uncharacterized protein LOC130711239 produces MSRNKRKEHVDTPTTDKSKAEWDVRALEIYIKLCLDQVYKGERSGTTLTKNGWIVVKTEFNKATNRNYEKIQFRNKWDNLRKEWLAWDKLFSKETGLGWDEEKKTLAAPDEWWEKKIMENKQYAKYRYKGLAYANELTILFKDVVATGKHAWAPSSRVLPNEEGESADGYRPTFESGCINLDEGSGDSDEIGGAGEGASVGVSAEFGNINLSNGYGNSSDKSGGKRKRIENAEKASNKKMVNVPASKKIADAISRIATASESRSTTVNKLVVPGVRSSFDLVVQLYVLMITS; encoded by the exons A TGAGTCGCAATAAGAGAAAGGAACATGTAGACACCCCTACAACAGATAAGTCGAAGGCTGAATGGGATGTGAGAGCCTTAGAGATTTACATCAAACTATGCTTGGATCAAGTCTACAAAGGAGAACGGTCTGGGACAACTCTTACAAAGAATGGTTGGATTGTTGTAAAGACTGAATTCAACAAGGCAACTAATAGAAACTATGAGAAAATACAATTTCGAAACAAGTGGGATAATCTTAGGAAAGAGTGGTTAGCATGGGATAAGTTATTTTCCAAAGAGACAGGCTTAGGATGGGATGAGGAAAAAAAGACTCTTGCTGCACCTGATGAGTGGTGGGAGAAAAAGATTATG GAAAATAAACAATATGCAAAGTACAGATATAAAGGACTTGCATATGCTAATGAATTAACTATCTTATTCAAAGATGTGGTAGCTACTGGAAAACATGCATGGGCACCCTCTTCTAGAGTTTTGCCTAATGAAGAAGGTGAAAGTGCTGATGGGTATCGTCCTACCTTTGAGAGTGGGTGCATAAATCTTGACGAAGGATCGGGGGACAGTGATGAAATTGGAGGAGCTGGTGAGGGAGCAAGTGTTGGAGTTAGTGCTGAATTTGGAAATATTAATTTAAGCAACGGATATGGAAACAGCAGTGATAAAAGTGgagggaagaggaagagaattgaaaatgctgAAAAAGCTAGTAACAAGAAGATGGTGAATGTCCCTGCCTCTAAAAAGATAGCAGATGCAATAAGTAGGATTGCAACTGCATCCGAGTCACGCTCAACTACTGTAAACAAACTCGTAGTGcctggtgtaagatcaagttttgatctagtagtacaactctatgttttgatgattacaagttaa